One Vigna unguiculata cultivar IT97K-499-35 chromosome 7, ASM411807v1, whole genome shotgun sequence genomic region harbors:
- the LOC114190835 gene encoding protein BIC1-like codes for MKEKTLLMSHQPSSSTESDHNQELKKPDRKMGQEHQEKSEKSCKPQKNKVETALDSVSEGKSVEGEASGRERLKRHRVEVSGRVWIPEIWGQEDLLKDWIDCTAFDAPLVPSRIVMARTALVEEGRRATSGGIRIENRC; via the coding sequence ATGAAAGAGAAAACCCTTCTAATGTCTCACCAACCCTCTTCCTCAACTGAATCTGATCACAACCAAGAACTGAAGAAACCCGACAGAAAGATGGGCCAAGAACACCAAGAGAAGAGTGAGAAATCTTGTAAACCCCAGAAGAACAAGGTGGAAACTGCATTGGACAGTGTTTCTGAAGGAAAAAGCGTTGAAGGTGAAGCTAGTGGTCGTGAGAGGTTGAAGAGGCATAGAGTTGAAGTTTCTGGGAGGGTTTGGATTCCTGAGATATGGGGTCAAGAGGATCTCTTGAAGGATTGGATTGACTGCACAGCATTCGATGCTCCTTTGGTTCCCAGCAGAATAGTGATGGCACGAACCGCTTTGGTGGAAGAAGGTCGAAGGGCCACATCGGGTGGGATAAGAATCGAGAACAGGTGTTGA